In the Drosophila teissieri strain GT53w chromosome 3R, Prin_Dtei_1.1, whole genome shotgun sequence genome, GAAGGTGTACATCAAGAAgaccggcagcagcagcaacagcaccaccagcagcaccaccacagcTTCCTCCTCGGCGGGTCGCAAGGAGAGCTTTGGCTCCCGTGACTCCCTGAACGATATCCTGAGTGAAACGGGTCTGCCCACCGGCAATGTGGCTGCCCAACGGAAATCCCTGGAGAACAAGAACCTGGACCTGACCAAGCCACCCGGAGTGGGTGCATCAGTGGCCATTGGACAGCAGAGGAGCAGCACCTCCAGTGCCACCACCTCCTCAGCCACCACAGTAACCACCGGGCTAACCTCATCAGCAGTGAGCAAGTCCATGGAGAACATGCTGGACGAGAAGGTCAAGTCGCCACCACCGCCGGTGCTCAGCAAGAAGCCCAGTGTGCCGCTCAAGAAAACTCCCACAGGCGGAGTTCCTGTAGCTGGTGAGTACTGTGCAGTTGCAGCAGAGGTGTCAGAGTTTTAATCTTGTATTCCTTAATTGCAGGTAACCTTTTGGGCGGCAAGAAAAAGAATCCGGAGGGAAAGCTCACCACTGCCGTGTCCCATGATTTGGCGGACGGTCTTGCGGCCAGCAAGATGCTCTCAGGTGCTAATCAACTGCCTGAATCCGGAGCAGCTGGCAATGTGGTGATGCGGAGAGCTGCCACCATTGCAGTCGAGGATACAGATTTCGATCGCGTGGAGCGGTCTTCCATACTTACGGATATGCGGCAAGGAAGGGTCAAGGCGCCAAAGCGACGTCCCCCATCGGCGGCTATCAATGTGCTGGGCGAAAGCAATAACAATTCCGTGTATGTCAACGGCAGTGGAATGTCGGGATCCGGTGGAGCAGGCAGTGCCAGTGAGCTGAGTGAAGATGGCGGTGCTGGAGGAAAGACTTCTGATGACAATTCCACCGGCGAGGAACCACAGTTGGCCAAACCGAAACCACGAGAGTGGGAGAAGAAGAAGGCGCCCTGGATGGAGGAGCTCAAGGCCTCGCAGGTCACCAGGAAAAAGACCTCGCCCAGTGTGGAGCCCCGAGGAGCTTCGGTGGCCGAAAGGACCTCCAAACTCTTTGCAGCCGAGCAGGCTATCAGCAGTAATAGCAGCAGTACCACAACGAAAGTGCAATCTTCAGCGGTGACCTCCTCCATGTTCGTGGAGAACTCAACGACCAGCAGCTCGGTGATCACCAGCAGCTcccacaccaccaccaacgaTGCCATCATGTCCCGTAGCTTGTCGGCTGCCAAAGTCCAGACCGCCAGCAGCGACGAGGAGACGAGAGCCACAAGGCCAAATAGTCTAGCTATACGGAATCAACGAAGTGTTTCGCCTCTGGTAAAGAGCTCCAATGCCAGCAGTGCGCAGTCCCAGGAGGAGAAGCCCTCCAATCAGCTGAACAACCATCAGGATGCCGGTTCCACAAGGGTGGCCCAGCTGGAGCAACGGGTGGATAAGCTGGAGGGGCTGGTGCTTAACCAACAGCGAACCATTGAAGAGCTGGTGAATGCTCTGAAATCGGAAGCTGAACGCGTCAAGATTTTGAGGAGCGAACTGGACAAATACGCGCAGTGCGTGACGCAAGTTTGAGCCTAGTTAAATCGCCTTAAATCGTTTTAGCTAGCTTTTGAATCCTTGATTTTTAGCGTGTGCTGAACTCTACAATATACCCAGGCCTAAAAACGTAGAACGTAGTAGAGTAGAGACCGAACCCAAGACAATCCCAAATATCTGTACTCTGTGTTCTGTACTTATATACCAGAATGATCTATCCAAAACCACTAGCGATCAATCGTTTTTGCATGCCAAAaccgttttgtttttcgctaaAATACTTTGTATTCCCCTGTATATCTGATAATTTCGATAAGTATTTTTTATACACTCGTACATTCCGAAGAGCAAAAGGGTGTGATTTCTTTTAGCTGCTTTCGATtgcgatttgttttgtttattcgatttatgat is a window encoding:
- the LOC122619705 gene encoding serine-rich adhesin for platelets isoform X1; the encoded protein is MENNICAIVEYEYAAKEPDELDLQKGAIIHRIKQMTGGWWQGTLKSTGVTGMFPDNFVRVLESGVSSNGNGTTGSGDHNEEAAVAVQLRDKSATSNRRCKVIYSYTQVNDDELTLAVGDVIEFLGEVEEGWWRGRLRSKVGVFPSNFVQHIEPSPVLASKRPPTIGATVATVSLASKAANVSNVANVAATSTVPSGGAVPPASTTSTTSNSTTKQATKSRVTAAAATAAASAPAEPAAIVSGSGSGSAAGAAGAAAAVPMLPPKPQREFCRVEFPYAPQNDDELELKVDDIIAVISTELPDKGWWKGEIRGKVGVFPDNFVKMLAPSEVAPINEPPSATQITQNQRKISNTASTTSHMTTTNSSNSSTTSVTTQQQKEQIGGSSSTTSKVYIKKTGSSSNSTTSSTTTASSSAGRKESFGSRDSLNDILSETGLPTGNVAAQRKSLENKNLDLTKPPGVGASVAIGQQRSSTSSATTSSATTVTTGLTSSAVSKSMENMLDEKVKSPPPPVLSKKPSVPLKKTPTGGVPVAGNLLGGKKKNPEGKLTTAVSHDLADGLAASKMLSGANQLPESGAAGNVVMRRAATIAVEDTDFDRVERSSILTDMRQGRVKAPKRRPPSAAINVLGESNNNSVYVNGSGMSGSGGAGSASELSEDGGAGGKTSDDNSTGEEPQLAKPKPREWEKKKAPWMEELKASQVTRKKTSPSVEPRGASVAERTSKLFAAEQAISSNSSSTTTKVQSSAVTSSMFVENSTTSSSVITSSSHTTTNDAIMSRSLSAAKVQTASSDEETRATRPNSLAIRNQRSVSPLVKSSNASSAQSQEEKPSNQLNNHQDAGSTRVAQLEQRVDKLEGLVLNQQRTIEELVNALKSEAERVKILRSELDKYAQCVTQV
- the LOC122619705 gene encoding uncharacterized protein DDB_G0271670 isoform X2, giving the protein MTTTNSSNSSTTSVTTQQQKEQIGGSSSTTSKVYIKKTGSSSNSTTSSTTTASSSAGRKESFGSRDSLNDILSETGLPTGNVAAQRKSLENKNLDLTKPPGVGASVAIGQQRSSTSSATTSSATTVTTGLTSSAVSKSMENMLDEKVKSPPPPVLSKKPSVPLKKTPTGGVPVAGNLLGGKKKNPEGKLTTAVSHDLADGLAASKMLSGANQLPESGAAGNVVMRRAATIAVEDTDFDRVERSSILTDMRQGRVKAPKRRPPSAAINVLGESNNNSVYVNGSGMSGSGGAGSASELSEDGGAGGKTSDDNSTGEEPQLAKPKPREWEKKKAPWMEELKASQVTRKKTSPSVEPRGASVAERTSKLFAAEQAISSNSSSTTTKVQSSAVTSSMFVENSTTSSSVITSSSHTTTNDAIMSRSLSAAKVQTASSDEETRATRPNSLAIRNQRSVSPLVKSSNASSAQSQEEKPSNQLNNHQDAGSTRVAQLEQRVDKLEGLVLNQQRTIEELVNALKSEAERVKILRSELDKYAQCVTQV